In Microbacterium sp. 1.5R, the following are encoded in one genomic region:
- the rplI gene encoding 50S ribosomal protein L9, which produces MAKLILTNEVAGLGSAGDVVEVKNGFARNYLIPQGFATAWTRGGEKQVASIQAARQARAIHDRDEAVALKNSLENTKVRLAVKAGNEGRLFGSVKTDHIADAVAAAGLGSIDKRKVHIPSAIKTTGEHEATVRLHDDVTAVITLQVVAAK; this is translated from the coding sequence ATGGCAAAGCTGATTCTCACGAACGAGGTCGCCGGGCTTGGTAGCGCCGGTGACGTGGTCGAGGTCAAGAACGGGTTCGCCCGCAACTACCTCATCCCCCAGGGCTTCGCTACGGCGTGGACCCGCGGTGGCGAAAAGCAGGTCGCTTCGATCCAGGCTGCTCGTCAGGCTCGCGCGATCCACGACCGCGACGAGGCCGTGGCACTGAAGAACTCCCTCGAGAACACCAAGGTGCGCCTGGCCGTCAAGGCCGGCAACGAGGGTCGTCTCTTCGGTTCGGTCAAGACCGATCACATCGCGGATGCTGTCGCAGCCGCGGGTCTCGGCTCGATCGACAAGCGCAAGGTGCACATCCCGTCGGCGATCAAGACGACCGGTGAGCACGAGGCCACGGTTCGTCTGCACGACGACGTGACCGCAGTCATCACGCTGCAGGTCGTCGCCGCCAAGTAA
- the rpsR gene encoding 30S ribosomal protein S18 — protein MAGKSSGDRRKPRKGGKPTAPAKSIRVGVIDYKDVSTLRKFVSERGKIRARRITGVSVQEQRLIATAIKNAREMALLPYAGAGR, from the coding sequence ATGGCTGGAAAGTCGAGCGGCGACCGCCGCAAGCCGCGGAAGGGTGGCAAGCCCACCGCTCCCGCGAAGTCGATCCGGGTCGGAGTCATCGATTACAAGGATGTCTCCACCCTCCGTAAGTTCGTCTCGGAGCGCGGCAAGATCCGTGCCCGTCGTATCACCGGTGTTTCGGTGCAGGAGCAGCGTCTGATCGCCACCGCGATCAAGAACGCGCGCGAAATGGCACTCCTGCCCTACGCTGGCGCCGGCCGGTAA
- a CDS encoding single-stranded DNA-binding protein has translation MAGETVITVVGNLTADPELRYTQNGLPVANFTIASTPRNFDRAANEWKDGEALFLRASVWREFAEHVAGSLTKGMRVMAQGRLRQRSYQDREGNQRTAIELEVDEIGPSLRYATAQVTRAASTGGGGGGGQSRPAQQQQVSEEPWSTPGSSTSADAWSTPGSFGDDTPF, from the coding sequence ATGGCCGGCGAAACAGTCATCACCGTGGTGGGCAACCTCACGGCCGACCCCGAGCTGCGCTACACGCAGAACGGACTGCCGGTGGCGAACTTCACCATCGCTTCGACGCCTCGGAACTTCGACCGCGCCGCCAACGAGTGGAAGGACGGCGAAGCGCTGTTCCTCCGCGCGTCGGTCTGGCGCGAGTTCGCCGAGCACGTGGCGGGTTCGCTGACCAAGGGCATGCGCGTCATGGCGCAGGGCCGTCTGCGTCAGCGCTCCTACCAGGACCGCGAGGGCAACCAGCGCACCGCGATCGAGCTGGAGGTCGACGAGATCGGCCCCTCGCTTCGGTACGCGACCGCGCAGGTCACCCGTGCGGCGTCGACCGGCGGCGGCGGCGGCGGCGGACAGTCCCGTCCCGCACAGCAGCAGCAGGTGTCGGAAGAGCCGTGGTCTACGCCCGGCTCGTCGACCAGCGCAGATGCCTGGAGCACTCCGGGCAGCTTCGGTGACGACACCCCCTTCTGA
- the rpsF gene encoding 30S ribosomal protein S6 produces MTHQYELMVILTPEIDERQVAPTLDKFLKVITNDGGSIDKVDIWGKRRLAYEIQKKNEGIYAVVNFTATSEATQELDRQLKLNEQIMRTKVLRSEEAQAMVASEAKRSEEKAARKAAKAAKA; encoded by the coding sequence GTGACGCACCAGTACGAACTCATGGTCATTCTGACCCCCGAGATCGACGAGCGCCAGGTCGCCCCTACGCTCGACAAGTTCCTGAAGGTCATCACCAACGATGGTGGCTCGATTGACAAGGTCGACATCTGGGGCAAGCGCCGTCTGGCTTACGAGATCCAGAAGAAGAACGAGGGCATCTACGCCGTCGTCAACTTCACCGCCACCAGCGAGGCCACGCAGGAGCTCGACCGTCAGCTGAAGCTGAACGAGCAGATCATGCGCACGAAGGTCCTTCGCTCTGAGGAAGCTCAGGCGATGGTCGCTTCGGAGGCCAAGCGCTCTGAAGAGAAGGCTGCCCGCAAGGCCGCCAAGGCTGCGAAGGCCTGA